The Tenrec ecaudatus isolate mTenEca1 chromosome 14, mTenEca1.hap1, whole genome shotgun sequence genome contains a region encoding:
- the NDUFB1 gene encoding NADH dehydrogenase [ubiquinone] 1 beta subcomplex subunit 1, with protein MNLIQMVRDHWVHILVPVGFVVGCYLDRKNDEKLTAFRNKSLLFKRELRPNEEATWK; from the exons ATGAATTTAATTCAGATGGTGCGTGACCACTGGGTCCATATCCTGGTCCCTGTGGGATTTGTCGTTGGATGTTATCTGGACAGAAAGAATGATGAGAAACTGACTGCCTTCCGGAATAAGAGTTTATTATTTAAAAG GGAGTTGAGACCCAATGAGGAAGCTACCTGGAAGTGA